The genomic DNA tgtatttataattatataaaaataatgcaaaaaaatacaatactgagtaatattttttctaaatatgtatatatatatttgtttgctttgctttttttttcttcttttttttggtacgtggtctcattgtcattttacaagtaaatcctGTTTATATCATGTaagaaaatgtaataaatatacagtacagttgggggaaaaaaatgttttaatgaccaaaaataggcaCTTGCCCTACAAAGGGTTACaggtcttaagtgtcaacttttgaatagctgtccaatgTACTGACCATTGTCTTTGAAAGGGTTGAAAGCCTCAACTCAAGGCATATTTCTATATATGATTATGCACACAACTCTTGTGCCAGTCAACCCTCAATAGCGTCAGTGAAAAACTGGACATAGTTATAGTCCAATTGAGACACTCATGGGTGGCATCCATGGCAGAGCACTTGTGCGTCATAAAAGGAGACAGCAGCTCTTTGTTGCGACGAGCCCGTGGGACCGACAGCTCTTGTGGCGCTGCCAAAAGAGGCGGAACGTGCACTAGCGGTGGGTTTTAGGGGGGTACGAGGAGCCGACGGGGCGGGTTACGTCACCCCTGAAAATACCCAAGAGTGAGGCTGGCACGGCCTGTGGCCCATTTGCACCATGGGAAAAAGAGAAGACAGTGCTGTCTTGAGATGTGCTTTCAGTTTTGTAACTCCAATCCTTTTTCcctaatgaaatgaatggaaatgatAATCCACTAGGCAAGGTTCTTAACATTGGTAggaacgatataacagcataacctgcttgTACTGTAAACTTTTTGCTGGTTCAGGGGATAcaatgttcgattcaaacctttcttttcaaaaactactaaagaaacattttgaagtgcaagtcccttcatcaaaaaaaaaaaaaaaaaaaaaaagaacaaaaacagggagctaaccaagaatgggtccacttctgggggacactgaagcacccctagactcaaactaaagtattgtaatataaaatagaTTTGGGAAAAAGatagcgaaaaaaaaaatctgagatatccaaggagCGATCCACATCTGATGCATacaagactaccccaagactcgaaccaaagtactctcatgaaattctgatgtgtgatttcatttcacagattttttaaaaatgtcagttcatgttcatgtcagtgtccccctaAAGTGGATCTATTCTTGGATAACTCCTCATATATTAAATAAGGGGACTTGAACGctgaagccaccgcgttgcattacAGTAATtcccataatgcaaacaatgatccaaatgagggacagctagcttgacttcgtttgtccttgtggaggctggcctgaccacagtagttttgcaggtttgcaagttcacacagtttaatgttatgccaactctgatgcaagttggactttcagtagaaaAATCAGTGGTGTTTCACGTTTCAaattgcatgcatggtatgaaacatataataattaccttgaatccttgaacaaatcactcctgagacaattcttcctgtttgtatgcggtacagctttcgtactttgtcAACATAGATCCGGCATTGgaacgctgcatgtgtcgctgcgaccaaccgcaaataactgaagcggattttgggatggccccctacttgaaggcctgGCGCattgaaggtcgaatctgacccgtcaatatcattatgaagtctatagtgCCTATAACTTAAGACCTTTAACTCGTTATTGGCCAaaggactatttttggtcatttattattattattattattattaatcattattgtgtttttatattttattataattataaatgTACAAATTAATGCAATGTGAATAAAAACTATTTTAATgatattaaaaatgaattacaatAGAAATACACACTGGTTACAGCCCCAAGTAGCACTGTAAAAATTTTTTCATCGTATTTTACTCATTTCATGCCACTAACGGGGCtacacttccaatccattttgactgagtgaACAAACGTTCTTTCTCcttctctcagtcaaaatggattggttcgttcattcgccccctcacaatcaaaatggattggacgtccagcgccgtcaatggcagccaatgagttaaatgagcgccctgggaaaaaaaaaagaaagaaaaaaaaaaagaaatcataactcgtgcatgaaagggttaacttTTGACGGACTAAACatcatttttccaattttttatttttgttttaattcatttgGCATTGTGCTGCTCCTTCTGGTTTGTGCATCTTGGCCACTTGGTGGCAATTTAACAGACAAATGTGAACGGTTAAATCTAAATTAGAATTAAATCTTTTGGTGCATTTTTTGCGCTATTAAAGTTGTGGCTTTAACCTTGACAGATCTCAATGTGCTGCTCCACATTGTTATGTTCAAAAATCGCATTTTTCCTGTCCACTCTGtacagatattgttcaaaattgagtaatttattctgtgtttatgTCCTTTCAGTTATCCGGCTTGCTAGTTCTGGCCGTCGGACTTTGGCTCCGATTTGACCCAGAAACAGTAGAACTGCTGACCGGCAATGATGCCCCTGACACCTTTTTCATTGGTACGTAACCATCAAAAACACTTAATAACCAATGAAGGAAtccgaccttttagccagactgctGGAATCGCGCCAGCTGACCTACCGGACCCGTGCTGGCGCAGCTTCAACGACCCGGGCTGGCAGGACACCAACatcctggccaaaaggccaaactccgcgcgttccccttagtcttaaccccttgtactgactccattttgaaaggtttaaagatggctcaccgaaaacaagttgacaatttattcaggttgacagcAATAAAACAGCAAGGTGAAACAGAAAAagactcaggcggggaggcaaggtcaccctatcacacgtcaacaaaaggttcccgagaaaaatgacaacgcttaaacattcagtcttttgaaggctctcgtggggtgggccgtgggcagggaagaagggtgtgtttgggagtacagtggtacctctacatatgaagttaattctttCCAGTactttgtttgtaagtcgaaatggtcatatgtcgagcaggattttcccataagaatacattaaaattccattaatttgttccacagcccgaaaacctacactaaattctcaaTAAATACTGATGGATAAATACTGACTgataaagagcaaaacaaatacagtggggtaaataagtatttagtcaaccactaattgtgcaagatatcccacttgaaaatattagagaggcctgtaattgtcaacatgggtaaacctcaaccatgagagacagaatgtgaaaaaaaaaacagaaaatcacattgtttgatttttaaagaatttatttgcaaatcatagtggaaaataagtatttggtcaatgccaaaagttcatctcaatactttcttatgtaccctttgttggcaataacggaggccaaacattttctgtaactcttcacaagcttttcacacactgttgctggtattttggcccattcctccatgcacatctcctctagagcagtgatgttttggggttgtcgttgggcaacacggactttcaactccctccgcagattttctatggggttgagacctggagactggataggccactccaggaccttgaaatgcttcttacgaagccactcctttgttgccctggctgtgttttggggatcattatcatgctgaaagacccagccatgtctcatcttcaatgcccttgctgatggaaggagattttcattcaaaatctctctatacatggccccattcattctttcctttacacagatcagtcgtcctggtccctttgcagaaaaacaggccAAAaggatgatgtttccacccccatgcttcacagtgggtatggtgcaattcagtattctttttcctccaaacactagaacctgtgtttctacaaaaaagttctattttggtttcatctgaccataacacattctcccagtcctcttctggatcatccaaatgctctttagcgaaccgcagacgggcctggacgtgtactttcttaagcagggggacacgtctggtggtgcaggatttgagtccctggcggcgcattgttttactgatagtagcctttgttactgtggtcccagctctctgtaggtcattcactaggtccccccgtgtggttctgggatttttgctccccgttcttgttatcattttgacgccacggggtgaggagggagttgaaagtccgtgttgcccaacgacagccccaaaacatcactgctctagaggagatctgcatggaggaatgggccaaaataccagcaaaagtgtgtgaaaagcttgtgaagagttacagaaaacgtttggcttctgttattgccaacaaagggtacataacaaagtattgaaatgaacttttggtatagaccaaatactcattttccatcatgatttgcaaataaattctttaaaaatcaaacaatgtgattttcaggttttttttcttctacattgtctctcatggttgaggtttacccatgctgacaattacaggcctctctaatattttcaagtgggagaacttgcacaattagtggttcactaaatacttatttgcaccactgtacattatgattaaaaattggaataatgatACAAATCGCCATAATAATAGCAACAATAATAATACCAGTAGTAATGTAACAAACAGAGTTCTAATGTGCGGAATGTGTTTGcgtagtgtacctgaacgcatcgcgtggTTGACTTGATAGAGagcctttttagtttcactttcaccttGTTTACTTGGTGCGGGGGACACtcggcacaagttgatggaataaatgattagaaaactgacgaagctggcgatgttACCTCAATAATAATTGCCATAACTTATAATAACTATGACTGGGAGCGCAGGAGGACCGTcttagctgtattgttgagtgagccatatcacggatgcgtatctcacgctcatatttttctatcacatctatcttcatgtcaatggtaatggtaagcgtcaccttttttcgttttttttcaacacctggactaacattgttggaacccatgttgatttctatcacaagaaaatctgccatgcgtccatcttgcgggaaaacaaaaaaactgtggTGCTGTCATACATCGTCAAGTTTagagcatgtcgttggatgtagaaacaaatgtctagtcaaattttacgtcggatgtcgaaaagatcgtgtgtcaaagcgatcgtatgtagaggcaccactgtattgtctgtttgtagattagacaggaggattcgggagttactgttgtcaaggCAACgaaggttgtggattttgccacctcagcgtcaacggggctcttggagttttgacagttgtgttatcagttggatatcgggcattaTCCGGTGTTccctgtgttgggacagggggtcccaccatttgttctggactgttcgggagaactgattgcgagttggtggtgcagacgtgggcttgtcagggtcaatcttgctcagttagtTGCATGAGGCACACGTTGGGCTACTGTGATAAGGCATTGTTTatatcttatgccctatattctgcttgttttccttaaactatggtatattttacattgggtgtgttagagtaatacaaacagtcaaacagtaaatacgagaaacgatactattccccgaatgattatattaagtgtgttagagtaatgcagaaAGTTAGACAGTGCCCACGAGAAAAGGTACCTTCTCCCTCACCAATTAAAATATTCTGAAAGGATAACCTAAAATGCATCAAATCCAATTTTCGGATAATGATTATGAATATTCTATTTAGCAAGCGCATGCTGCGTCTGTACTTCTTAGTCAGCGCTTTTGTTTAGGAAAAACAACAGCTTGCAACACTCCCGGGTGGCTTCATTAAATGTGTGCTGCCTTAACTCACTAGAAGGAGGGTCCAATGATGAGGCCCTCAGTGTATCCCCCAGCCCTCGAAGGAGCACACCACTAGACGAGGTGACGACATCCCTGCAGAAAAGCAGCTAAACCAAGATGGCAGGGTGGTTTGAACAAAAGAGTAGGATGACGATGTGGTACAGTGCTGCTTTCTTTGGTTACTGTGGTCAAACGCTGAACTGCAGTCACATAGCATCTCAACTTCAAACTTTTGTGCTATTTTGcttgtactgtattttatttatttatttatttattttaattttaggaATATTCCAATACTGatgatgtaaataaataatgattaaaaaaaaaaaaacatctttgtgaaatttGATTTGCGTAATACAAGATGCAGTCCACACTGACAACTTAGCATAAATCCCCATTTGAAAATGCACAAGTGCTATTTGTACTATCAACCCAGATGTTTTAGGCCTTCTTTAGGTTTGTTTTCATCCTATTAATTAATGCCATTTGCCTGTGTTTGTCTTCCTAGCCGTGTATATTCTCCTGGGTGCCGGCAGTTTAATGATGCTGGTCGGCTTCTTTGGTTGTTTCGGGGCAGTTCGGGAATCTCAGTGCCTTCTTGCATCAGTAAGTTCAATCAAAGGTTTATTGACTTATCCTTCAAGTGATCAGCACATTATTAAATGGTAAAgttgcttttaaaatattttagttcTTTGCCTGCCTGTTGATCATCTTCGCTGCTGAGATTGCAGCTGGCGTGTTTGGATTCATCAACAAAGAGCAGGTATAAAAACATAGTGAAGTTGTTCAAAAGTCTATCAAGATAAATATGTATACATCTTCAAAGATTGTCGAGGAGGTGCAAAAATTCTACAGCAGCTCCATCGGTGACGCATCCAATCCCAACGCAACTGCTATTGCACTCATTTACCACAGGACTGTGAGTCAAATTTTCCTAATTTcctcatttgtttttaaaagatactgaaatgaataaaacatttgaatgtGCAGCTCGACTGCTGTGGGGGCTCGACGTCTGCGACTACATCGGACCTGTGTGATGACGCCCCAGAGGGAACCAAGGTAAAGAAGAGTGATACGTTATAGCGTCCAACAGATGGCGCTCTTAGACAAAAAATATGTTCAGTGGTGTTAATCCAAATACGTACTATATACTATGAGCTAGTAATAATCAAATATGTCAACCCATTGAGGTCTGGTTTTGGAGttatactcaaaatgaaagtggaaaaacacactacaggctgatgcaactttcatgtaaacaagtcaaaatgaggcaCAGTAGTGTGTGTGGCCTCCAAGTCCCTGGATGACCTCCCTACAACGCCTGGGCATGCTCCTAATGAGACGACAGAGGGCGTCCTAGGGAATCtcctcccagatctggaccagtgcatcactgagctcctggacagtctgaggagcaacctggcTTTGCCAGATGGACCTAAACACAATGTCCCAGATGTGTTCTATTGGATTTAGGTCATGCGAATGTGGGGCCCAATCAATGTTATCAATTCCTTCTTCCTTAAGGAACTGTTGCATACTGCAGCCACATGAAGTTGGGCATTGTTGTGGACCAGGAGGAACCCAGGTCCCACTGTAGAAGTGTTGGTTATGACAATGAGTCCAAGAATTTCATCCCGATACCTAATAGCAGTCAGGGTGCCATCATCTAACCTGTAGAGGTCTGTGTGTCCTTCCAGGGATATGCCTCCTCTGAATATCACTGACCCACcacaacactggtcatgctGAATGATGTTGCAGGCAGCACAACATTTTCCATGTGATCTCCGGACCCTTTCACATCTGTTGCATGTGCTCAGTTTGAACCTGCTTTCATTGGTGAAGACCACAGAGCTAGTGGCATAATTGCAAATTCTGGTGGTCCATGGCAAATGCAATCAAGCTCACCATTTACCATCTACGGTGATTGGCAGCGAGCACAGGGGTCACTGCAGGATGTCAAGCCCTCAGGCTATCCTCATTGAGCCCGTTTCTGATTATTTGGTCAGAAACATTCACACCGGTGGCCTGCTGGAGGTCATTGTGTagggctctggcagtgttcacccTGTTCCTCTTTGAACAAAGGAGTGGATACCGATCCTGCTGAGGGTTTAGGGATCTTTTACGGCCCTGTCCAGCTCTCCTGGAATCTCCTAGAGGATGGcaggttgctcctcagactgtccaggagctcagGGATGtgctggtccagatctgggaggaGATCCCTCAGCAGAACTTTCGCCACTTCATCAGGAGCATGCCCAGGCGTTGCAGCAAGGTCATACAAGCACACGGAGGCCAAACACACTACTGagcctcattttgacttgtttattACATTAAAGTTGGATCAGCCTGTaatgtgtttttccactttcattttgagtataaATCCAAATCCGAacctccatgggttgatacatttgattttcgTGGATAATTTTTATCTGGCTGTTGTGAGCACGTTCGACTATGAAAAGAAccaagtatttaataaaaaaaattcattaattcAGATCTACAACGTTATGTTAgtgttccctttttttttttagcagtatatttacagtacatGACTGAGGTGCTGCTGGGACATGGCAGATCTTAATCAAGTTTTCAAAAGCAGcagtatgtgttttttttgacTGTCAACACTTCGCTGTGAAACAGACTGGGACCTGTctctctaaggctaggttcataccgcaggtcttaatgcaaaaatccgatttttttgtcatgtttttttggcgtgcctgttcagactgcctttgtccattgagccagttcaagtattacgcatgcgcactaattcgcagtccagcacgcgctgagcaagaagacccgcatgcgcagaagcatcaaaacaaatgactacacatgctggctgtcatctgtcattccagggttttgatttccaaaaagaggacacaaataacggacataaataatccctgtttagtcttatattcaaagttcatATTGAAGGAATTCGGCCTCCCAGCCAAGCCGCCAGAACCGCAACAGCCGAACCAGTAGGCGTACCGCTGGCGCAGCCCCTGCGAGTTGCCGGGAAGGCCAAACTTCGCGCATCCACACCAGTGTTAACCctatgtactgactccattttgaacggtttaaagaGAGCTCACCGaggacaagttgacaatttattcagatcGACAGGGATCAAAACGTCAAACAGAAACACTCAaagcaaggtcaccctatcgtCTGTCAATAaaagttcccgagaaaaatgacatgcTTAGtttaacattcagtcttttgaaagctttcGCGGGACGGGCTGTGGGGTATGAAGAAGGGTATGAAGAAGGaaaaagaagggtgtgtttgggattattgtctttttgtggattggacaggaggattcgggagttactgctgtccgggcaacgaggatGTGGATTCTGCCACCTCAGCCTCAAAGGGGGAGGaggtcttggagtcttgtcagttgtgttatcagttggatatcgggcattctccgatgctacttgttttaggacagaataCAAACAGtccaacagtaaatatgagaaacgaTACCAttacctgattgattatattgtgttagagtaatgcaaacagttagacggtgcctacgagaaacggtaccatctccttcaatatggatcgatagcatgcacgcaccgtccgtgcatgacacacacacacacatacggacagtttgctccaattctcggccatgtaagcaatcttgaaatattgctcatatagagcagagagaaaaccgaccattctcaggcttatcctcacccagtttttttatgactgttgtcaagcccaacccttccccaaaagccatgttcaatgcaagctaggcactaataacgcacagctgcaccgctaccaaacacgccctgtctctctcgctctttaatgatgtaattgctgcatgaattctgatttgggagacttgacagttcagaccgccgtgacattctggaaaaatgtggcccagatcggatttaaaccacatacgaaagtgacccagatcggatttgtaatggtccacttctgtgcgacttgtcccgttcagaccatcaagttaatgcctcacttaagtcgaaaaaaaaatctgattcgtgcattaagacctgcagtatgaaactATCCTTAGTAGCTTCTTGCTTATGTTTTTGGTTCTATAGTTtcaagcagagttcactacatttctcacagtttaattaacactaacagtagaaaacacttactggaggacacttctctctaagcagcttcctacttaaGTTTTGCAGGTTCAGAAGTTCACACAGGTATGCTAACTCTgacgcaggtcggactttcagttgcaaaattaatGGTGTGTTCCCACCCTCCACAAcagtgacgtctttttacattacttacaatggctgctggtggccggaaaaaaaacccaaaaaaaacaaatgcatgttgtcgacatgaatctgtcgggggctgtgtgagtgtgcatgTGCCTGGTCTGGGATCAAGTCATCAGTTAATCAAACttgtgtttgaggggaaaaaaatggaccggcagtcCGGCACATTCAACAagcgaaaaggggtaaatgtaagtctgaacataatgaaaacaattcattaaataacggtagggtcaattctatccttacaacatgggcTACTGTATGGGAAGATCATCTAAAtggcctatataactgaactcaataTACAATTCAAATAAGGTTACTTaaacgttggtggggacaatttgagcatcgggGTGTTTGTACTCATCGCACCCGggcctgttcacatttgttctttAAGTTATGAATAACTGGCACAAAGAGTGCAAATGTCGCATGCACAAAAAATGTGCTTAAGTAACTTCTCCCATCGGTTAATAATAGCAATTAGTTAACTTTCTTTTTGCACTCTGTGGGGACGTAGTAGTTTGTCCATGTTAGGGGTTGGCGAGCAGGACGGGATCCCAGAGCAGACAAACTGGTTGTGGTGAGTAATATTTTATTAGTGAGCACAAGAGAGAACGGGTCTAGATCGCTCTGCTTGGGGTAGCTGGGCTGGGCGTGAGACGTGGAAGCTCAgtaggaggcaggcgtggaatccgacaaggAGCGTGCATAAAACAGGACTTGGCGCGAGAGCAAATTAGTCATGAGCCGGTGATCAGAGATATCATGAAGGAAAGCGAAATACAATTGACATAGTATCCAGATGAGTTGGCGGCACCCAATGGCTTTTTAAGATGGCTGATTGTTAATGCCCGCACTTGTTGCCACTCCACCCATTTTGTAATcagaaaaacatgcacacctgccgaAGGAGGGTCAggtctcaggagggaggggcagaggccTTAACAGTCCATCATTAGCTTCCCCAAAAACACGGATATCAATAAACAttggtgccgtcaatggcactgaaagatgaacattcacagccagtccttccagtttaaatgaattagacgtCTGTCATGGTGAGTGGCAGGCCATAAGATGATATTTGAGATATTAtcataataaagagaaaatttATGTAGCCTATTACTCAAAGCAGACAATGACGGCACTGTCATTCACAGGACTGTCTGAGTGCCATCACGGATTTCTTTAATGAAAGACTTCACATTATCGGCTACATCGGGATTGGCATCGGCGGAGTCATGGTGTGTTGTCACGATTTTGTATCAGTGATGCATTACTAGCAATAATATTTAACATGTCTTGTGTGATTTCAGATTCTAGGGATGATCTTCAGCATGGTGTTATGTTGCGCCATCAGGAACAGCAGAGAGGTCATATAGCAGAAGAAATGCGAGTTGGACTGTTACCTCCTCCATGCATAACACACATGCTCTGCTTGTGGCACGATTGTGTGACATTCCTGCTGTAAATACGGACGCCTCTGATGTCCTACATACTGTGTGCCTCTTTGTGTTGGAGGACTAGCCTGCCTTTTCTGTAGAATTTACTTCATTTAGAATG from Corythoichthys intestinalis isolate RoL2023-P3 chromosome 9, ASM3026506v1, whole genome shotgun sequence includes the following:
- the tspan2a gene encoding tetraspanin-2a isoform X2; its protein translation is MSKVHGGMKCVKYLLFVFNFIFWLSGLLVLAVGLWLRFDPETVELLTGNDAPDTFFIAVYILLGAGSLMMLVGFFGCFGAVRESQCLLASFFACLLIIFAAEIAAGVFGFINKEQIVEEVQKFYSSSIGDASNPNATAIALIYHRTLDCCGGSTSATTSDLCDDAPEGTKILGMIFSMVLCCAIRNSREVI
- the tspan2a gene encoding tetraspanin-2a isoform X1; amino-acid sequence: MSKVHGGMKCVKYLLFVFNFIFWLSGLLVLAVGLWLRFDPETVELLTGNDAPDTFFIAVYILLGAGSLMMLVGFFGCFGAVRESQCLLASFFACLLIIFAAEIAAGVFGFINKEQIVEEVQKFYSSSIGDASNPNATAIALIYHRTLDCCGGSTSATTSDLCDDAPEGTKDCLSAITDFFNERLHIIGYIGIGIGGVMILGMIFSMVLCCAIRNSREVI